From a single Raphanus sativus cultivar WK10039 chromosome 3, ASM80110v3, whole genome shotgun sequence genomic region:
- the LOC108831139 gene encoding asparagine synthetase [glutamine-hydrolyzing]-like encodes MIKPEKGRIEKWVLRRAFDDEERPYLPKHILYRQKEQFSDVVGYSWIDGLKAHAAENVNDKMMSNAAYIFPHNTPLTKEAYYYRMIFERFFPQAIGVHLSAYYSSKVALPLPPHKAIDDMPMMMGQEVVIQT; translated from the exons ATG ATCAAACCAGAGAAAGGGAGGATCGAGAAGTGGGTTTTAAGGAGAGCCTTTGACGATGAAGAACGCCCTTATTTGCCAAAACACATTCTCTACAGACAGAAAGAGCAGTTTAGTGATGTTGTTGGGTACAGCTGGATCGATGGCCTCAAAGCCCATGCTGCTGAAAAT GTCAATGACAAGATGATGTCCAACGCTGCATATATCTTCCCTCACAACACCCCACTAACCAAAGAAGCTTACTATTACAGAATGATCTTTGAGAGATTCTTCCCACAGGCGATTGGAGTCCACCTCTCGGCCTACTACAGTAGCAAAGTGGCATTGCCCTTGCCGCCACATAAGGCAATTGACGACATGCCAATGATGATGGGACAAGAAGTTGTGATTCAGACATGA
- the LOC108831135 gene encoding F-box/kelch-repeat protein At4g38940-like, whose protein sequence is MSELMEKFSELLVSSPLIPDELMLDIVARVPRSHYPTLSVVSKGFRKLIASPKLYEERSWLGCKEHRVYAVIRNRTTGDFSFYVLHRNANCSNRLVVVKSLPHMSPRGNYVPVGSKVYVFNDLDALSIDCTSHTRQPISDIPQRMAYKVVNVVDGKKIYVIGDSICHVVEEDGELSEKWKKAVTVFDTETQLWEPKLVNEDMSVGVLWSDSVVMDGKIYLKSYTKPYSSVYVPEERKWEVMDEVMDSKEWEGACVVDNVLYYHDCSETALRAYDPKQSCWSVVNGLEDFLVAQTAQSKWCDAVNYGEKKLSLFFPKLYDGKNVIFCAEIALERRQGGEIWGKVEWFDVVVEDGRIDIVKCVSVTIFDAA, encoded by the exons ATGTCTGAATTAATGGAGAAATTCTCGGAGCTGTTAGTGTCGTCTCCTCTGATTCCAGACGAGCTTATGCTTGACATCGTAGCTCGCGTACCCAGAAGCCATTACCCGACTCTCTCCGTCGTTTCCAAGGGTTTCAGGAAACTCATTGCCTCGCCTAAGCTCTACGAGGAACGATCCTGGCTAGGCTGCAAAGAACACCGTGTCTATGCTGTCATCCGCAACCGCACAACTGGTGATTTCAGTTTCTACGTCCTCCACCGGAACGCCAACTGCAGTAACCGCTTGGTGGTGGTCAAGTCACTTCCTCACATGTCTCCCCGTGGAAACTATGTCCCGGTGGGTTCGAAGGTGTATGTGTTTAACGATCTCGATGCACTCAGCATTGACTGCACCTCACACACACGTCAGCCCATCTCTGACATTCCTCAGCGCATGGCTTATAAAGTGGTTAACGTTGTCGACGGTAAGAAGATTTATGTAATCGGTGATTCGATTTGTCATGTCGTTGAGGAGGATGGTGAGTTGTCAGAAAAGTGGAAGAAGGCAGTCACGGTGTTTGATACAGAAACCCAGTTGTGGGAGCCCAAGTTGGTAAATGAAGACATGTCTGTAGGTGTCCTTTGGTCTGATTCTGTGGTGATGGATGGTAAGATTTACCTGAAAAGTTACACCAAGCCCTACTCTTCTGTTTATGTACCAGAGGAAAGGAAATGGGAAGTGATGGACGAGGTGATGGATTCTAAGGAATGGGAGGGTGCGTGTGTGGTTGACAACGTCTTGTACTATCATGATTGTTCCGAGACGGCGTTGAGGGCGTATGATCCAAAGCAGAGCTGTTGGAGTGTTGTCAACGGTTTGGAAGATTTTTTGGTGGCTCAGACTGCTCAATCAAAGTGGTGCGATGCGGTGAACTATGGCGAGAAGAAGCTGTCTCTCTTCTTTCCTAAATTATATGACGGCAAGAATGTTATTTTCTGTGCAGAGATCGCTTT GGAAAGGCGCCAAGGAGGAGAGATCTGGGGTAAGGTGGAGTGGTTTGATGTTGTCGTTGAGGATGGGAGGATTGACATAGTGAAATGTGTGTCTGTCACCATTTTTGATGCAGCATAA